Proteins from a single region of Chryseobacterium sp. T16E-39:
- a CDS encoding NADPH-dependent FMN reductase codes for MKAIIFNGALERRPQSTSGILSKYFTDKLEMLGITHETFALADSGVPLYDITLTKTPLAVERMTQLFLGADIHFWLAPLYHGSIPGVMKNCLDWLEVTADQEQPYLTDKTVGLVCWADGLQAMQGINAMDSIAKSLRAWPLPFSVPMIRTSLFDSENKISPLYTDKLDRLINIATTNRIEKILYSKV; via the coding sequence TATCTTTAACGGTGCCCTGGAAAGAAGACCTCAATCTACATCAGGAATCCTTTCCAAATACTTTACAGACAAACTTGAAATGCTGGGTATTACCCATGAAACTTTTGCACTAGCCGATTCGGGCGTTCCCCTTTACGATATTACCCTGACTAAAACTCCTTTGGCCGTAGAACGTATGACCCAATTATTTCTGGGTGCGGATATCCATTTCTGGCTAGCCCCCCTCTACCACGGAAGTATTCCCGGTGTCATGAAAAACTGCCTGGACTGGCTCGAGGTCACTGCTGATCAGGAGCAACCCTATCTCACCGATAAAACGGTAGGCCTTGTTTGTTGGGCTGATGGCCTGCAAGCGATGCAGGGAATCAATGCAATGGACTCGATAGCCAAATCATTACGGGCATGGCCACTGCCGTTTAGCGTTCCCATGATCAGGACCTCTTTATTTGACAGTGAAAATAAAATTTCTCCTTTGTATACAGATAAACTCGACAGACTGATCAATATTGCAACTACGAACAGGATAGAAAAAATACTTTATTCTAAAGTATAG
- a CDS encoding 4Fe-4S dicluster domain-containing protein → MAITITDACINCGACEPECPNSAIYEGAIDWRWQDKTKLSGKTIFPDGTEVDASSYNQAISDDVYYIVSGKCTECKGFHEEPQCKAVCPVDCCIDDPDHRESEEVLFSRQRFLHTG, encoded by the coding sequence ATGGCTATAACAATAACAGATGCGTGCATCAACTGTGGGGCCTGTGAACCAGAATGTCCAAACTCTGCCATATATGAAGGTGCTATCGACTGGCGCTGGCAGGATAAAACAAAACTTTCAGGGAAAACAATTTTTCCCGATGGTACAGAAGTAGACGCAAGTTCTTATAATCAGGCTATCTCTGATGATGTATACTATATTGTTTCGGGGAAATGTACAGAATGTAAAGGGTTCCATGAAGAACCGCAATGTAAGGCAGTATGTCCTGTTGACTGCTGCATTGATGATCCAGATCATCGGGAGAGTGAAGAAGTATTATTCAGTCGCCAAAGATTTTTACACACCGGATGA